In Castor canadensis chromosome 11, mCasCan1.hap1v2, whole genome shotgun sequence, a single genomic region encodes these proteins:
- the Blzf1 gene encoding golgin-45, translating into MTTLKSLETKVILTSTPIRGAGDGMETEEPPKSIEVTSGIQPIKHHILQSPRKKAFPSESPGVLQLGKIVTEKAVEVEAIRIYVPKAAITHDVPNKNAKVKSLGYHKGEFLGQLEGLAEPRKELSEVKTTLEKLRNSERRLLQDKEGLSNQLRVQTEVNRELKKLLVASVGDDLQYHFERLAREKNQLILENEALGRNTAQLSEQLERMSIQCDVWRSKFLASRVMADELTNSRAVLQRQNRDAQSAIQDLLSEREQFRQEMTATQKILEELLVSLQWGREQTYSPSTQPHSTAELSVTNHKLAKAVNAHLLGNVGNGSEKKIPSSVEFCSTPAEKMAEKVLRILDPVTCIESSPDNPFSDSSPTTLLATKKNIGRFHPYTRYENITFNCCNHCRGELIAL; encoded by the exons atgactactCTTAAAAGTTTAGAAACCAAAg TTATCCTTACTTCAACCCCAATCCGAGGAGCAGGAGATGGAATGGAAACTGAGGAGCCACCTAAGTCTATTGAAGTCACTTCTGGAATCCAACCCATAAAGCATCACATCCTTCAGAGTCCACGGAAAAAAGCATTTCCCTCAGAAAGCCCTGGAGTTCTTCAGTTAGGGAAGATTGTCACTGAAAAAGCAGTTGAAGTTGAAGCTATAAGAATATATGTTCCCAAAGCTGCTATAACTCATGATGTCCCCAATAAAAATGCAAAGGTTAAGTCTCTGGGATATCATAAAGGAGAATTCCTTGGTCAGTTAGAGGGACTTGCAGAACCTAGGAAGGAACTCTCAGAGGTAAAGACTACATTGGAAAAGCTCAGAAACTCTGAAAGGAGGCTATTACAGGACAAAGAAGGACTTTCAAACCAGCTCCGAGTACAGACAGAG GTGAAtcgtgaattaaaaaaattactggTGGCTTCTGTTGGGGATGATCTTCAGTATCACTTTGAACGTCTAGCACGTGAGAAGAATCagcttattttagaaaatgaagccCTGGGTCGAAACACAGCTCAGCTTTCTGAACAGTTAGAACGTATGTCAATACAATGTGATGTATGGCGAAGTAAATTCCTCGCAAGCAG GGTAATGGCAGATGAGTTAACCAACTCACGAGCAGTTTTACAGCGTCAAAACCGTGATGCACAAAGTGCTATACAAGATCTCCTAAGTGAACGAGAGCAGTTTCGTCAGGAAATGACAGCTACCCAGAA AATTTTGGAGGAGCTCTTGGTCTCCTTACAGTGGGGAAGAGAGCAGACCTACTCTCCTAGCACACAACCCCACAGCACTGCAGAACTATCAGTAACAAATCACAAGTTGGCAAAAGCAGTAAATGCTCATCTCCTGGGAAATGTTGGCAATGGCAGTGAAAAAAAGATTCCATCATCAGTTGAGTTCTGCAGTACCCCAGCTGAGAAAATGGCTGAAAAG GTTCTGCGTATTTTGGATCCAGTTACCTGTATAGAAAGCTCACCTGATAATCCATTTTCTGACTCTTCACCAACCACATTACttgctacaaagaaaaatattggacGATTTCATCCCTATACTAGATATGAAAATATAACTTTCAATTGCTGCAATCATTGCCGGGGAGAACTTATTGCCCTTTAA